One window of Roseofilum capinflatum BLCC-M114 genomic DNA carries:
- a CDS encoding thioredoxin family protein, whose translation MTEPSADLNVQSSMATRIRNLVVALTAIALSAALFLGLQTQNPSTSLSELAETSTPLDVALENKKPTLMEFYANWCLSCQAMVPDMVTLRESYGEQVNFVMLNVDNTKWLPEMDAYRVDGIPHFVFLDRQGEAIAESIGEVPKPILQDKLEALVAGVPIPDAGKIGKVSSLESGSGSPVPRVSDPRSHGSQVVQ comes from the coding sequence ATGACTGAACCTTCTGCTGATCTGAATGTCCAATCTTCTATGGCAACGCGCATCCGTAATTTGGTGGTGGCATTAACGGCGATCGCCTTAAGCGCAGCGTTATTTTTAGGTCTACAAACCCAAAATCCGTCTACCTCTTTGTCTGAGTTAGCTGAAACCTCGACCCCCTTAGACGTGGCGCTAGAGAATAAGAAGCCTACATTAATGGAGTTTTATGCCAATTGGTGTTTAAGTTGCCAGGCTATGGTTCCCGATATGGTGACGTTGCGAGAAAGCTATGGGGAACAGGTCAATTTTGTGATGTTGAATGTGGATAATACTAAGTGGTTGCCAGAAATGGATGCCTATCGAGTGGATGGGATTCCCCATTTTGTGTTTTTGGATCGTCAGGGAGAGGCGATCGCCGAAAGTATTGGCGAAGTCCCCAAACCCATTCTACAAGATAAATTAGAGGCTCTAGTCGCAGGTGTCCCCATTCCCGATGCTGGCAAGATTGGCAAAGTATCGAGCCTAGAATCGGGTTCAGGAAGCCCAGTCCCCAGGGTTTCCGATCCCCGCAGTCATGGATCTCAGGTGGTACAGTAG
- a CDS encoding nucleotidyltransferase family protein, with amino-acid sequence MMTIHPSLDIDRDRLRELCQQWQIIELALFGSVLRDDFRPDSDVDLLITWDEQSHWTLLDFAQMHEDFAQLLNRPVDLVSKRAIESSNNPLRREAILNTAQPIYQK; translated from the coding sequence ATGATGACGATTCATCCTAGCCTTGATATCGATCGCGATCGCTTGCGGGAACTGTGCCAGCAGTGGCAAATTATCGAGCTTGCCCTGTTTGGTTCCGTTCTGCGCGATGATTTCCGCCCCGATAGTGACGTTGATTTACTCATTACCTGGGATGAACAAAGCCATTGGACATTACTTGATTTTGCCCAAATGCATGAAGACTTTGCTCAACTTCTAAACCGCCCAGTTGATCTTGTCAGTAAACGCGCTATTGAAAGCAGCAACAACCCACTACGCCGCGAGGCAATTTTGAACACTGCTCAACCCATTTATCAAAAATGA
- the recF gene encoding DNA replication/repair protein RecF (All proteins in this family for which functions are known are DNA-binding proteins that assist the filamentation of RecA onto DNA for the initiation of recombination or recombinational repair.), translating to MYLKHLYLKQFRNYVEQAVSFLAPKVILVGDNAQGKSNLLEAVELLSTLRSHRAKSDRDLVLQSPEYSASMAQVSAVLERQTGEIDLKVVLRASGNRTLVLNQETQRRRRDFLGALNVVQFSSLDLDLVRGSPENRRLWLDTLLTQLEPVYDPMLRQYQQILRQRNALLRQFQEVEGRDASQQLALWDAQLVSVGLRLIRRRARVLERLAPIAQAWHDSISGSREKLSIAYNPSVFWDGDSRSPVETIERAFFQKLRDRAIAEHAQGTTLVGPHRDEVDFYINGTPARQYGSQGQQRTLVLSLKLAELKLISEVVGESPLLLLDDVLAELDLMRQNQLLEAIADRFQTLITTTHLSAFEQNWLHSSQILRVQDGHICSQGD from the coding sequence ATGTATTTGAAGCACCTCTATCTTAAGCAATTTCGCAATTATGTGGAGCAAGCGGTGAGTTTTCTAGCTCCGAAGGTTATTTTGGTGGGAGACAATGCTCAGGGGAAGTCGAATTTATTGGAGGCGGTGGAGCTATTGTCTACGTTACGATCGCATCGAGCTAAGAGCGATCGCGATTTGGTACTGCAATCACCAGAGTATTCAGCTTCTATGGCTCAAGTGAGCGCCGTTTTGGAGCGACAAACGGGGGAAATTGACCTAAAAGTGGTTTTGCGAGCCAGTGGTAACCGGACATTGGTGTTAAATCAGGAAACCCAGCGACGACGGCGGGATTTTCTAGGGGCGCTCAATGTAGTGCAGTTTTCTAGTTTGGATCTGGATTTGGTGCGCGGATCTCCAGAAAACCGGCGCTTGTGGCTCGATACGCTGCTGACGCAGTTGGAACCGGTTTACGATCCGATGTTGCGTCAATATCAGCAAATTTTGCGCCAACGCAATGCCCTACTGCGGCAATTTCAAGAGGTCGAGGGGCGGGACGCTTCCCAACAGTTAGCCCTCTGGGATGCCCAGTTGGTGTCAGTGGGACTGCGTTTAATTCGCCGACGCGCTAGGGTGTTAGAGCGCCTGGCACCTATTGCCCAGGCTTGGCATGACAGTATTAGTGGATCGAGGGAAAAATTGTCGATCGCCTATAATCCCAGTGTATTTTGGGATGGAGATTCTCGATCGCCGGTAGAAACTATTGAGAGAGCCTTTTTCCAGAAACTGAGGGATCGGGCGATCGCCGAACACGCTCAAGGCACTACCCTGGTCGGCCCCCATCGAGATGAGGTAGACTTTTATATAAATGGGACTCCCGCCCGTCAATATGGCTCTCAAGGACAACAGAGAACCCTAGTGTTATCTTTAAAATTAGCGGAATTAAAATTAATTTCTGAAGTCGTGGGAGAATCCCCCTTGTTGTTACTCGATGATGTACTAGCAGAATTGGACTTAATGCGCCAAAATCAGCTTTTAGAAGCGATCGCCGACCGGTTCCAAACCCTGATTACTACCACCCACTTAAGTGCCTTTGAGCAAAACTGGTTACACTCTTCCCAGATTCTACGGGTTCAAGATGGCCACATTTGTTCTCAGGGAGATTAA
- a CDS encoding isocitrate lyase/PEP mutase family protein, giving the protein MSGHQLRHLLDQPGTLIVPGVYDCLGAKLAAQVGFEAVFTSGFGISASTLGLPDYGLLTATETLQSVGKMAQSISIPLVADLDTGYGNPLNVIRTVTEALRWGVSGIILEDQVWPKKCGHFQGKQVISAAEQVEKIKAAVHARGESGLVIVGRTDARAPLGLEEAIRRGRLYAEVGADIVFIEAPQSLQELVAISKAFAPTGVHLFANLIEGGKTPCLSRPQLEELGFKVGVYALSGLFAATQAMRECFERLRAEGTTGRTDGDLSFPEFEQIIDVDRYRDLERRFTTADRSINN; this is encoded by the coding sequence ATGTCAGGGCATCAGTTACGCCACCTTCTTGACCAACCCGGAACCCTTATTGTGCCTGGAGTCTATGATTGTTTGGGAGCGAAGTTAGCCGCCCAAGTGGGCTTTGAAGCCGTGTTTACCAGTGGGTTTGGGATTTCTGCCTCTACCCTGGGATTACCCGATTATGGGTTATTGACAGCCACGGAAACGCTCCAGAGTGTAGGCAAAATGGCCCAATCGATTTCTATTCCTCTAGTGGCGGATCTCGATACCGGTTATGGCAATCCCCTCAATGTGATTCGCACGGTGACTGAGGCACTGCGGTGGGGGGTTTCTGGGATTATTTTGGAAGATCAGGTTTGGCCAAAAAAGTGCGGCCATTTTCAAGGAAAACAGGTCATTTCGGCTGCCGAACAGGTGGAGAAAATTAAGGCAGCAGTCCATGCTAGGGGCGAGAGTGGTTTGGTGATTGTGGGGCGCACGGATGCGAGAGCGCCTTTGGGGTTGGAGGAAGCGATTCGTCGGGGGCGGTTATATGCGGAAGTGGGAGCGGATATTGTGTTTATTGAAGCGCCCCAGTCTTTGCAGGAGTTGGTGGCTATCTCTAAGGCGTTTGCGCCCACAGGTGTCCATTTGTTTGCTAATTTAATTGAGGGCGGTAAAACCCCTTGTTTAAGTCGTCCTCAGTTAGAGGAGTTGGGGTTTAAGGTGGGGGTGTATGCCCTGTCGGGTTTGTTTGCGGCAACTCAGGCGATGCGGGAGTGCTTCGAGCGGTTGAGAGCTGAGGGGACGACGGGAAGGACGGATGGGGATCTCTCCTTCCCGGAATTTGAGCAAATTATAGATGTGGATCGATATCGAGATCTGGAACGGCGGTTTACAACTGCTGATCGATCCATTAACAATTAA